From Myxocyprinus asiaticus isolate MX2 ecotype Aquarium Trade chromosome 49, UBuf_Myxa_2, whole genome shotgun sequence, a single genomic window includes:
- the LOC127438240 gene encoding lysosome-associated membrane glycoprotein 3-like codes for MTHTIRLFILSFVLSSLPWSGSAVTSEALDPLPVVASADEGPAIINDARTPIINMSKRPTLQPKESAPSQFTYTLRNPQGKLCVRASLGVEYIVRENKKKYYFNLNPSSTRATGYCGNIRSVLSLDFDGGNLEFTFIKEGGVSYVKTIKGLLKPAPPCKNCQNKTYVGVVDHEKLFKADNGLSFKCKSDMTLILADYFRVKLVPLQIQAFDLSNGAFGKEVECWADFNKRMIPIILGAVAAAICLIAILTFLLIRERRGQGYEQL; via the exons ATGACTCACACAATTCGCCTCTTCATCCTGTCTTTCGTGCTGTCTTCTCTGCCTTGGTCTG GAAGTGCTGTTACCTCAGAAGCTCTTGACCCTTTGCCTGTAGTAGCTTCTGCAGATGAAGGTCCAGCTATCATAAACGATGCGAGGACTCCCATAATCAACATGTCCAAGAGACCCACTCTTCAGCCCAAAGAGAGTGCTCCATCTCAGTTCACATACACCTTGAGGAACCCTCAAGGCAAATTGTGTGTGCGGGCCAGTCTGGGAGTGGAGTATATCGTGAGAGAGAACAAA AAAAAGTATTATTTCAACTTAAATCCCAGTTCAACACGAGCCACAGGATACTGTGGGAATATAAGATCTGTGCTCTCATTGGATTTTGATGGAGGAAATCTAGAGTTCACCTTTATCAAG GAAGGGGGTGTCTCTTATGTGAAGACTATCAAAGGTCTTCTGAAACCTGCTCCTCCTTGCAAAAATTGTCAAA ATAAAACCTATGTTGGAGTGGTGGATCATGAAAAGCTATTCAAAGCTGATAATGGCCTGAGCTTCAAGTGCAAGTCTGACATGACTCTAATACTGGCAGACTACTTCAGAGTTAAACTGGTGCCTCTGCAGATACAAGCCTTTGACCTATCTAATGGAGCATTTGGAAAAG AGGTTGAATGCTGGGCGGATTTCAACAAACGGATGATCCCCATTATTCTGGGAGCTGTAGCTGCAGCAATTTGCCTCATCGCAATTCTCACCTTCTTACTCATCCGTGAACGCCGTGGGCAGGGCTACGAACAACTCTGA